The Oscillatoria sp. FACHB-1407 genome includes a region encoding these proteins:
- a CDS encoding GGDEF domain-containing response regulator codes for MDASILVVGCETFLASILKTLCDVTNSTVEVAAEPSEAVPLIQAQQPDLLILQANQSGSLDLCQRIKEQSRLSWIYCLVLEDCVADANPTTLIPRSLEAEIKALESGADAYLSIRASQVDSQPSGVEPDDLLMRLLQAYIQVGLRRVHNHRELMRANDVLSAIALSDPLTELNNRRAFEWELPRQIHNARDRNMPISLMMLDVDFFKTINDTYGHLVGDRALQLLATRLRHNLRFYDTPFRYGGEEFVIILSDTGCTEANLVAHRICCLIADQPFVIDETLDLQITVSAGTASLLPEDDARGISLLRRADQNLLTAKSQGRNRVVSEGKG; via the coding sequence ATGGATGCTTCTATCCTTGTTGTTGGATGCGAAACCTTTCTTGCATCCATCCTTAAGACCCTTTGTGACGTCACCAATTCAACTGTAGAAGTTGCTGCTGAACCCTCAGAGGCAGTGCCGCTGATTCAAGCTCAACAACCTGACTTGCTCATCTTGCAAGCCAATCAATCCGGTAGCCTCGACCTGTGTCAGCGGATTAAAGAGCAGAGTCGTTTGTCCTGGATCTATTGCCTTGTTTTAGAGGATTGTGTTGCGGATGCGAACCCAACAACCCTGATACCGCGATCGCTTGAGGCTGAAATCAAAGCACTCGAATCTGGAGCCGATGCTTATCTGTCGATTCGAGCTTCCCAAGTTGACTCGCAACCCTCTGGAGTCGAGCCAGATGATCTATTGATGCGCCTGTTGCAGGCTTACATTCAGGTGGGATTGCGGCGCGTTCACAATCACCGAGAGCTAATGCGTGCTAACGATGTGTTGTCGGCGATCGCTCTCTCGGATCCGCTCACCGAACTCAACAATCGCCGCGCCTTTGAATGGGAGTTGCCTCGACAGATTCACAACGCTCGCGATCGCAACATGCCCATCAGTTTGATGATGCTGGATGTGGACTTCTTCAAAACCATCAACGACACCTATGGGCATCTCGTAGGCGATCGCGCTCTGCAACTGCTTGCCACCCGCCTGCGCCACAACCTGCGATTTTATGACACCCCATTTCGCTATGGAGGCGAAGAATTTGTCATTATCCTCAGTGATACGGGTTGCACTGAAGCCAACCTCGTCGCTCACCGGATCTGCTGCTTGATCGCTGATCAACCCTTTGTGATTGATGAAACCCTCGATCTCCAGATCACAGTTAGTGCTGGAACGGCTTCCCTGTTACCAGAAGACGATGCGAGAGGCATCAGTTTACTCAGACGAGCTGACCAAAACCTCCTCACCGCGAAGTCTCAGGGACGAAATCGGGTGGTGAGTGAGGGCAAAGGATGA
- a CDS encoding glycerophosphodiester phosphodiesterase, with amino-acid sequence MQPLVIAHRGASAYAKENTLISFDKAIALGADMVEFDVRRTRDRVLIIHHDAEINQKPIRQLTYAQVQAFDPDIPKLEEAIALCRGRVRLDVELKEAGYEKRVLELLSRYFSKDEFVITSFHPFAINAVKRLCPDIKTGFLFGYGTVDFCRSLRFGSKAVSDRIREMRADFIAPHWELLDTDLLSRVVTGRMPIWVWTVNEASVIEHLLNDSRIEGIITDKPDLGLQLRQRALAYPELV; translated from the coding sequence ATGCAACCACTAGTTATTGCTCACCGAGGAGCATCCGCCTACGCAAAGGAAAACACCCTGATTTCCTTTGATAAGGCGATCGCCCTTGGTGCTGATATGGTCGAGTTTGATGTTAGACGCACCCGTGATCGAGTGTTAATCATTCATCACGATGCAGAGATTAATCAAAAGCCCATCCGGCAGCTAACCTATGCCCAGGTGCAGGCGTTTGATCCAGATATTCCCAAACTTGAAGAGGCGATCGCCTTATGTCGCGGTCGAGTGCGCCTTGACGTGGAGCTCAAAGAAGCAGGCTACGAAAAACGAGTGCTTGAGCTGTTATCGCGATACTTCTCCAAAGACGAATTTGTTATCACCTCGTTCCACCCGTTTGCCATCAACGCTGTCAAACGTCTCTGCCCCGACATTAAGACGGGGTTTTTATTTGGTTATGGAACGGTCGATTTTTGCCGTTCATTGCGGTTTGGCTCCAAAGCTGTGAGCGATCGCATCCGAGAAATGAGAGCCGATTTTATTGCCCCCCACTGGGAGCTATTAGACACCGATCTGCTCTCTAGGGTCGTTACCGGACGTATGCCTATCTGGGTCTGGACGGTCAACGAAGCCTCTGTCATCGAGCATCTTTTGAACGACAGCCGTATTGAGGGGATCATTACCGACAAACCCGATCTAGGATTGCAACTCCGACAAAGAGCGTTGGCATATCCAGAGTTGGTATAA
- a CDS encoding aldo/keto reductase — translation MEKRTLGRSGIAITPIILGTWQAGKRGWVGIEDDEVIRALRAALDAGITTFDTAEVYGKGYSEQIVAKALSDVRDQVVLATKVFANHMKYDQVLEACDRSLQNLNTEYIDLYQIHWPSGSFNSEVVPIGETMEALTKLRDQGKIRAIGVSNFSGKQLAEAAQYGQIDSLQPPYNLFWRGVETDAMPYCIENNISILAYSPLAQGLLTGKFKPDHQFQEGDIRAKNKLFKGQNYERAQAALDRLRPIAERHQCTLAQLALAWLIAQPQTNAIAGARNTDQALQNAKATDVQLSPDELAEISTIGRTVTDHLDSNPVMWEFAA, via the coding sequence ATGGAAAAACGAACCTTAGGTAGATCGGGAATCGCAATTACGCCCATTATTCTGGGCACCTGGCAGGCAGGAAAACGGGGTTGGGTTGGCATCGAAGATGACGAAGTGATTCGGGCACTCAGAGCAGCATTAGATGCCGGAATCACCACCTTCGACACGGCGGAGGTCTATGGTAAGGGGTATTCAGAACAGATTGTCGCCAAAGCTTTGAGTGATGTCCGGGATCAGGTTGTGCTGGCGACCAAGGTGTTTGCCAACCACATGAAATACGACCAGGTGTTAGAGGCGTGCGATCGCTCCCTACAAAATTTGAACACCGAGTACATCGACCTCTATCAAATTCACTGGCCCTCTGGCAGCTTTAACAGTGAGGTGGTGCCAATTGGTGAAACCATGGAAGCTCTGACTAAGCTGCGAGATCAGGGCAAGATTCGGGCGATCGGGGTTTCTAACTTTTCTGGCAAGCAACTGGCTGAAGCCGCTCAATACGGGCAGATTGATAGCCTCCAGCCTCCCTATAACCTGTTCTGGCGGGGCGTTGAAACGGACGCCATGCCCTATTGCATTGAAAATAACATTTCCATTCTGGCTTATTCGCCACTGGCACAGGGATTGCTGACGGGAAAATTCAAGCCTGATCACCAGTTTCAAGAAGGCGACATTCGCGCCAAGAATAAACTCTTTAAGGGGCAAAACTACGAGCGAGCACAGGCTGCTTTGGATCGTCTGCGCCCCATTGCTGAACGACATCAGTGTACTCTGGCTCAACTGGCTCTGGCATGGCTGATTGCTCAGCCTCAAACCAATGCGATCGCCGGGGCACGTAATACCGACCAGGCACTCCAAAACGCCAAAGCGACTGATGTGCAACTCTCACCTGATGAACTGGCAGAGATCAGCACGATCGGGCGCACCGTTACTGACCACCTTGATAGCAATCCGGTCATGTGGGAGTTTGCAGCATAA
- a CDS encoding VOC family protein: MQIDRLDHLVLTVQDIPTTCDFYTRVLGLQVVTFGDNRTALQFGRQKINLHQVSKEFEPKALHPTPGSADLCFITTTPLKQVVEHLQALGIAIEEGIVTRTGALGAIASLYIRDPDGNLLEISND; this comes from the coding sequence ATGCAGATCGATCGCCTCGACCATCTCGTGTTAACTGTTCAAGACATCCCGACAACCTGCGACTTCTACACTCGTGTTTTGGGGCTGCAAGTGGTCACCTTTGGGGACAATCGCACCGCCTTACAATTTGGGCGGCAAAAAATCAACCTGCATCAGGTCAGCAAAGAGTTTGAACCCAAAGCACTGCATCCCACGCCGGGGTCAGCGGATTTGTGCTTCATTACGACAACTCCTTTGAAGCAAGTTGTCGAGCATCTTCAGGCATTGGGTATTGCGATTGAGGAGGGGATTGTTACTCGCACCGGAGCATTGGGGGCGATCGCCTCTCTCTACATCCGTGATCCCGATGGCAACCTGCTGGAGATTTCAAACGACTAA
- a CDS encoding pyridoxal-phosphate-dependent aminotransferase family protein, with protein MDDKLMLMIPGPTPVPEQVLRALAKHPIGHRSGDFGKVIAEVTAGLKWLHQTQNDVLTLAASGTGAMEAGIINFLSPGDRVLVGNNGKFGERWAKVCQAYSYAVEEVKAEWGKPLEPEEFRTKLEADTNKEIKAVIVTHSETSTGVLNDLQTISRYVNAHGALMIVDAVTSLGATSVPMDEWGLDVIGSGSQKGFMLPPGLGFVAVSAKAWEAYATAKSPRFYLDLGKYRKETAKNSSPFTPPVNMFFGLQVALQMMQKEGLDAIFARHHRHMRATRAAMKALGLPLFTSDAVGSPAITAVAPVDVDAEQIRSIMRKRFDIALAGGQDHLSGKIFRVGHLGFVSDRDILTAVGALEATLQELGYQNATLGAGTTAAAQVLTQS; from the coding sequence ATGGACGATAAGTTAATGCTCATGATTCCTGGTCCAACACCAGTACCAGAACAGGTTTTACGCGCCCTTGCTAAACATCCGATTGGGCATCGGAGTGGCGATTTTGGCAAAGTGATTGCTGAAGTGACCGCAGGGCTGAAGTGGTTGCACCAGACCCAAAACGATGTGTTGACCCTGGCTGCCAGTGGTACTGGAGCCATGGAAGCGGGCATTATCAACTTCCTTAGCCCTGGCGATCGCGTCTTAGTCGGTAACAACGGTAAGTTTGGCGAACGCTGGGCAAAGGTATGTCAGGCGTATAGCTATGCGGTTGAGGAAGTCAAGGCTGAATGGGGCAAACCCCTCGAACCTGAAGAGTTTCGCACCAAACTAGAAGCAGACACTAACAAAGAAATTAAGGCAGTCATTGTCACTCACAGTGAAACCTCAACTGGAGTTCTCAACGATCTACAAACCATTAGCCGTTATGTGAATGCTCATGGCGCGTTGATGATCGTGGATGCCGTGACTAGCCTCGGTGCTACCAGCGTACCAATGGATGAATGGGGACTGGATGTTATCGGTTCCGGTTCGCAAAAAGGCTTTATGTTGCCCCCTGGGTTAGGGTTTGTTGCGGTCAGTGCAAAAGCATGGGAGGCTTACGCGACTGCTAAATCACCCCGGTTCTACCTGGATTTGGGCAAGTATCGCAAGGAAACCGCTAAAAACAGTAGCCCCTTTACCCCTCCGGTCAATATGTTCTTTGGCTTACAAGTAGCCTTGCAAATGATGCAGAAGGAAGGACTTGATGCTATTTTTGCCCGTCATCATCGGCACATGAGAGCCACTCGTGCAGCGATGAAGGCGTTGGGCTTGCCCCTCTTTACATCTGACGCAGTAGGTAGCCCAGCTATCACAGCCGTTGCCCCGGTGGATGTCGATGCAGAACAAATTCGCTCCATCATGCGGAAACGGTTTGATATCGCTTTGGCGGGTGGACAAGACCATCTCAGTGGCAAGATCTTCCGGGTGGGACATTTGGGCTTCGTTAGCGATCGCGACATCTTGACCGCAGTCGGCGCACTCGAAGCTACTTTGCAAGAACTGGGATATCAAAATGCCACTCTGGGGGCTGGCACAACGGCAGCGGCTCAAGTGTTGACTCAATCCTGA
- a CDS encoding DUF2949 domain-containing protein, translating to MTPAKHSRFLQFLQDELAISPSQIAIALRHLEQDPGPLPMILWQYGLVTLEQLDRIYDWLETA from the coding sequence ATGACGCCTGCAAAACACTCTCGATTTCTTCAATTTCTTCAAGACGAATTAGCAATTTCGCCTTCTCAAATCGCGATCGCCCTCCGGCATCTTGAGCAAGATCCAGGACCATTGCCCATGATTTTGTGGCAATACGGCTTGGTTACGTTAGAACAGCTCGATCGTATCTATGATTGGCTAGAGACGGCTTGA
- a CDS encoding DUF192 domain-containing protein, whose protein sequence is MTVQLPLSLTRSTRPYQFGVTLGLSLLLLACSSPNTTVNPDVAQGTATPSPSAESDISSGQMLPITAEAEIRGQRIQLEVARTPEQQAMGLMYRRELADDRGMLFPFAFPRPAQFWMRNTLIPLDMLFLLNGEVKAIAANAAPCTTPTCPLYESGVPVNQVIELRGGRAAELGIQVGDRITIRTLPAPNNTQ, encoded by the coding sequence ATGACCGTTCAACTCCCGCTTTCCCTCACTCGTTCCACCCGTCCCTATCAATTTGGAGTCACCCTGGGGCTTAGCTTGCTATTGCTGGCGTGCTCCTCTCCCAATACGACGGTTAACCCGGATGTCGCTCAAGGGACGGCAACGCCATCTCCCTCTGCTGAATCGGATATCAGTTCAGGACAAATGTTACCCATCACCGCAGAAGCCGAAATCCGAGGACAGCGTATTCAACTGGAGGTAGCACGCACACCAGAACAACAGGCAATGGGGCTGATGTATCGCCGGGAACTCGCAGACGATCGCGGTATGTTGTTTCCGTTTGCGTTTCCCCGTCCGGCTCAATTTTGGATGCGCAATACCTTGATTCCGTTAGATATGCTGTTTCTGCTAAACGGAGAGGTCAAAGCGATCGCCGCCAATGCTGCTCCCTGTACCACACCCACCTGCCCGTTGTATGAGTCAGGTGTTCCTGTCAACCAGGTGATTGAGTTGCGGGGCGGACGAGCGGCAGAGCTAGGGATACAAGTGGGCGATCGCATTACCATTCGCACGTTGCCTGCTCCTAACAATACTCAGTAG
- the nblR gene encoding response regulator transcription factor NblR, whose translation MTSGDLDYSPRVLLIEADETLAQHVSADLRESGYETAIAYDAATGLHQAQEFQPSLIVIDRMLAGESGLVLVERLRTGGARVPVLLLMARDSIDDRIACLEAGADDYFLKPYRSEEFLKLVKLYLQPEVTSNEQLRFADLMLDLATRRAFRNERIVDLTMKEFELLKYLMEHPREVLTREQILENVWGYDFLGESNVIEVYIRYLRLKIEDEGEKRLIQTVRGVGYVLRES comes from the coding sequence ATGACTTCAGGTGACCTGGATTATAGTCCTCGTGTGCTTCTCATTGAGGCGGATGAAACGCTGGCTCAGCATGTCAGTGCTGATTTACGAGAGTCAGGGTATGAAACGGCGATCGCCTATGACGCAGCCACAGGTCTTCACCAGGCACAGGAGTTTCAACCCTCGCTGATCGTCATCGACCGGATGTTAGCGGGCGAGTCTGGCTTGGTTTTGGTCGAGCGGTTGCGGACGGGAGGGGCGCGAGTACCCGTTTTGTTGCTCATGGCACGTGATAGCATCGACGACCGTATCGCCTGTTTAGAAGCCGGTGCAGATGATTACTTCTTAAAGCCCTATCGCAGCGAAGAATTTCTCAAACTGGTCAAGCTTTATTTACAACCTGAAGTCACCAGCAACGAACAACTCCGGTTTGCCGATCTGATGCTTGACCTGGCAACCCGTCGGGCTTTCCGCAATGAGCGCATCGTTGACTTGACCATGAAGGAATTTGAACTCCTGAAATACCTGATGGAGCACCCTCGTGAGGTGCTCACTCGTGAGCAGATCCTCGAAAATGTCTGGGGATACGACTTTTTGGGAGAGTCGAACGTGATCGAGGTCTACATTCGCTATCTGCGGCTCAAAATCGAAGACGAAGGAGAGAAACGCTTAATTCAAACGGTGCGTGGAGTGGGTTACGTGCTGCGTGAAAGCTAA
- a CDS encoding peptidoglycan DD-metalloendopeptidase family protein, producing MMNVWRWLLGSSVLVWLLLSGNSQAMQRNSPDGAIALKQTDSLCPQPALSRVTRHRIQPGETLVSIAQRFDLIPETLMGMNPVLRSGSAPVGTEILIPPYNGIRVEVPTGRTWRDIATTYGVRADVLFEINGCQTAPRVVFVPGVNWSPNPIPASVAGQTSRVLRGYPLPSVVPVVVGHGWQVDPSSGEVVFHSGVRLAAAAGTPVLATGDGVIAFAANQGNYGNLIVINHNEGLQTRYAQLATIDVQIGQAVRAGDRIGTVGATGSAREPYLRFEVRSNSDLGWVAQDPGAYLQNLRVGR from the coding sequence ATGATGAATGTGTGGCGTTGGTTGTTAGGTAGTTCAGTCCTGGTCTGGTTGCTCTTGAGTGGCAACAGTCAGGCAATGCAACGCAATTCCCCAGATGGGGCGATCGCGTTAAAGCAAACTGATTCACTTTGCCCCCAACCCGCTCTGTCACGGGTGACCCGCCATCGCATTCAACCAGGAGAAACCTTAGTATCGATCGCCCAACGCTTTGATCTAATTCCAGAGACACTCATGGGGATGAATCCTGTTCTGCGGAGTGGTTCTGCCCCTGTAGGAACGGAGATTCTCATTCCGCCTTACAACGGCATTCGGGTGGAGGTGCCCACCGGACGCACCTGGCGTGACATCGCCACAACCTATGGTGTTCGAGCCGATGTGTTGTTTGAAATCAATGGTTGTCAGACGGCTCCGCGAGTGGTGTTTGTGCCGGGGGTCAACTGGTCACCCAACCCGATTCCGGCGAGTGTAGCGGGGCAAACCAGTCGCGTACTGAGGGGTTATCCATTGCCGAGCGTCGTTCCAGTCGTGGTGGGGCATGGCTGGCAGGTTGATCCGAGTTCAGGCGAGGTGGTGTTTCACAGCGGAGTCCGGTTAGCCGCAGCAGCAGGCACACCTGTTCTGGCAACCGGGGATGGGGTCATTGCCTTTGCTGCTAATCAGGGGAACTATGGCAATCTGATCGTGATTAACCACAACGAAGGCTTACAAACCCGTTATGCTCAACTGGCGACGATTGACGTCCAGATAGGACAAGCCGTAAGAGCGGGCGATCGCATCGGTACAGTCGGTGCAACCGGGTCTGCCAGAGAGCCGTATCTGCGATTTGAGGTACGTTCTAACTCTGATTTAGGCTGGGTAGCTCAAGACCCTGGGGCTTACCTTCAAAATTTGCGGGTGGGGCGATGA
- a CDS encoding HhoA/HhoB/HtrA family serine endopeptidase: protein MGMSFKQLGIYAAVLAAGGAAGLAGGYYLNAENRPSQDTVLSAALEPPAQPPQPLPTTSVVVQNNPNFIADAVEKVGPAVVRIDSERTVTGQVPDPLQNPFFRRFFGDEAPIPPQERVEQGTGSGFILTADGHVVTNAHVVEGADTVIVTLKDGREFEGQVVGTDPVTDVAAIKIEATNLPTVTLGNSENLIPGQWAIAIGNPLGLDNTVTAGIISATGRSSSQVGVPDRRVRFIQTDAAINPGNSGGPLLNDRGEVIGINTAIRANAQGLGFAIPIETAKRITEQLFSNGRVQHPYLGIQMVDLTPNLRDKINQDSTKFGFKVTLDEGVLIIEVLPNTPAAQAGLQNGDVILKVNGTAVTTASEVQEQVESSTIGEVLTMEVNRNGQTQTLEVRPGTLPANPDN from the coding sequence ATTGGCATGTCTTTCAAGCAACTGGGTATTTATGCAGCAGTATTAGCGGCCGGTGGTGCTGCTGGGTTAGCAGGTGGTTACTATCTCAACGCTGAAAACCGCCCTAGTCAAGACACCGTCCTTTCCGCCGCACTTGAGCCGCCAGCACAGCCACCCCAACCCTTACCAACAACATCAGTGGTGGTGCAAAACAACCCCAACTTTATTGCAGATGCGGTTGAAAAAGTGGGTCCGGCGGTGGTGCGAATTGACTCCGAGCGAACGGTGACCGGACAAGTGCCTGACCCGTTGCAAAACCCTTTCTTCAGACGGTTTTTTGGGGATGAGGCTCCTATTCCTCCTCAGGAGCGGGTTGAACAGGGAACAGGGTCTGGGTTTATTCTCACAGCGGATGGTCACGTTGTTACCAATGCCCATGTGGTTGAAGGAGCCGATACGGTCATCGTCACACTCAAGGATGGGCGCGAGTTTGAGGGGCAAGTTGTAGGCACAGACCCCGTCACTGATGTGGCAGCGATCAAAATTGAGGCAACTAACTTGCCAACGGTGACTCTGGGGAACTCAGAGAATTTGATTCCAGGTCAGTGGGCGATCGCCATTGGTAACCCCCTTGGATTAGACAATACCGTCACCGCAGGCATCATCAGTGCGACGGGTCGCTCTAGCTCTCAGGTGGGCGTGCCCGATCGCCGCGTGCGCTTTATTCAAACCGATGCAGCCATTAACCCCGGCAATTCCGGAGGTCCACTCCTCAACGATCGCGGCGAGGTGATCGGCATCAACACCGCCATTCGTGCCAACGCCCAGGGGCTAGGGTTCGCCATTCCGATTGAAACCGCTAAGCGTATCACTGAACAGCTTTTTTCCAATGGTCGGGTGCAGCATCCCTATCTGGGGATTCAAATGGTGGATCTCACGCCTAACCTGCGCGACAAAATTAACCAGGACTCCACCAAGTTTGGTTTTAAAGTCACCCTGGATGAGGGGGTGTTGATTATTGAAGTGCTCCCCAACACGCCTGCGGCTCAGGCAGGTCTACAGAATGGGGATGTGATCTTAAAGGTAAACGGAACAGCAGTAACAACCGCCTCTGAGGTTCAAGAGCAGGTTGAGTCAAGCACGATTGGTGAGGTGTTGACGATGGAGGTCAACCGCAATGGGCAGACGCAAACCCTTGAAGTGCGTCCGGGAACGTTGCCTGCCAATCCAGACAATTAA
- a CDS encoding DUF760 domain-containing protein, whose translation MVFNPDSADFFSNSTESTQSNQLLKYLQHQSPEILERVARSVSPEIKQIISQNVQGLVGVLPAEDFGVQITTDRDNLAGLLASAMMTGYFLRRMEQRMELESSLTGSSSLNRDPQSDDFEV comes from the coding sequence ATGGTCTTTAACCCTGACAGCGCCGACTTTTTCAGCAACAGCACTGAGAGTACTCAGAGCAACCAACTGTTGAAGTACCTTCAACATCAGTCACCTGAGATTTTAGAGAGAGTTGCTAGGTCTGTTAGCCCAGAAATCAAGCAGATTATTTCTCAAAACGTACAAGGTTTGGTTGGAGTTCTGCCTGCTGAAGATTTTGGAGTGCAGATCACAACCGATCGCGACAACCTGGCTGGTTTGCTGGCTTCCGCAATGATGACAGGTTATTTCCTCCGCCGTATGGAACAGCGGATGGAATTAGAGTCTAGCCTGACAGGCTCAAGTTCCCTCAATCGCGACCCTCAAAGCGACGACTTTGAGGTCTAA
- the scpB gene encoding SMC-Scp complex subunit ScpB, producing MTRLANTIEAILYLKAQPLPIAKIAEFARCDRKAAEEGLIELMNDYAHRETALEVVETPEGYCLQLRESFRELVNSLVPLDLGVGALRTLAAIALKGPITQTDLVEIRGSGIYQHVPELVELGLVRKRRKADSRSLVLQVTDKFYQYFQVDKLPQPFDSSTS from the coding sequence ATGACCCGTCTCGCGAACACGATTGAAGCCATTCTCTATCTCAAAGCCCAACCTCTGCCGATCGCCAAAATTGCCGAGTTTGCCCGGTGCGATCGCAAAGCGGCGGAGGAGGGACTAATTGAGTTGATGAACGACTACGCGCATCGGGAAACCGCGTTAGAGGTGGTTGAGACGCCAGAGGGCTATTGCTTACAGTTGCGTGAGTCGTTTCGCGAGTTGGTCAATTCCCTCGTGCCGTTAGATTTAGGTGTTGGGGCATTAAGAACGTTAGCCGCGATCGCCCTCAAAGGACCCATTACCCAAACCGATTTGGTCGAAATTCGAGGGTCAGGGATTTATCAACATGTCCCAGAATTGGTGGAATTAGGACTCGTTCGGAAACGGCGGAAAGCGGATAGCCGATCATTAGTCCTTCAAGTGACAGATAAATTCTACCAATATTTCCAGGTTGATAAATTGCCTCAACCCTTTGATAGCTCTACATCTTAA
- a CDS encoding ABC transporter ATP-binding protein: MTVAIALQNVHKVYNNTPVVNDLSFSIQPGEVFGLLGPNGAGKSTTIRMLTTLTKPTQGDITISGYDVVRQPFLVKKQIGVVLQQTSVDVDLSVWENMEFHGRMHHIPNPQRQREIDRWLEYVELADRRNDLVKTLSGGMKRRLQIARALLHQPQILFLDEPTVGLDPQTRRRLWEIIKGLNQQGMTILLTTHYMEEVEYLCDRIGIMDGGKLIEIGTLTDFRQKHGEGLVMKQAGDRWDYKFFPTMDEANTYLEQQPNKAGMMVRPSNLEDIFVELTGRNLD; encoded by the coding sequence ATGACCGTTGCGATCGCGCTGCAAAACGTTCACAAGGTTTACAATAACACCCCTGTTGTTAACGACCTGAGCTTTTCTATTCAACCGGGTGAGGTGTTTGGCTTGTTGGGTCCCAATGGGGCAGGAAAGTCTACCACCATCCGCATGTTGACGACTTTGACCAAGCCAACCCAGGGCGATATTACGATTTCTGGCTATGACGTGGTGCGTCAGCCCTTTCTCGTCAAAAAACAAATTGGGGTGGTGTTGCAACAAACCAGCGTTGATGTAGATCTGTCGGTGTGGGAAAACATGGAGTTTCATGGACGGATGCATCACATCCCCAATCCCCAACGACAGAGGGAGATCGATCGCTGGTTAGAGTATGTCGAGCTAGCCGATCGCCGTAACGATCTGGTGAAGACCCTCTCCGGTGGGATGAAACGTCGCCTGCAAATCGCTAGAGCCTTATTACATCAGCCTCAAATTCTATTTCTCGATGAACCCACCGTTGGGCTAGACCCCCAGACTCGCCGCCGCCTTTGGGAGATTATTAAGGGACTCAACCAGCAGGGTATGACCATCCTCCTGACAACCCACTACATGGAAGAAGTGGAATATCTGTGCGATCGCATCGGCATCATGGACGGTGGCAAGTTGATTGAAATTGGCACCCTGACAGACTTCCGCCAAAAGCACGGCGAGGGGTTGGTGATGAAACAAGCGGGCGATCGCTGGGATTATAAATTCTTCCCCACGATGGACGAAGCCAACACTTACCTGGAGCAGCAGCCCAACAAAGCCGGAATGATGGTGCGCCCCTCCAATCTGGAAGATATCTTTGTAGAACTCACAGGACGAAACTTAGACTAA
- a CDS encoding glutathione binding-like protein, producing the protein MIDLYTFTTPNGRKASVMLEEVGLPYQTHVIDIRKNDQFTPEFVAINPNSKIPAIVDHDADITVFESGAILIYLAEKTGQLLPTEAKARFNVLQWLMFQMGGVGPMFGQLNHFKKFAPEQIPYAINRYEKETLRLYGVLDKQLQDHEYICGDYSIADIATYPWVAIYNFQGLTLDEHPNLKRWVETVAARPAVQRGMNVPQL; encoded by the coding sequence ATGATTGATCTCTACACGTTTACGACTCCCAATGGGCGCAAAGCATCGGTGATGCTCGAAGAGGTGGGGTTGCCCTACCAGACTCATGTCATCGACATTCGTAAAAACGACCAGTTTACGCCAGAGTTCGTTGCGATCAACCCCAATAGCAAAATTCCGGCGATCGTCGATCACGATGCTGACATCACCGTATTTGAATCGGGTGCAATTTTGATTTATTTGGCAGAAAAAACAGGGCAACTTCTGCCTACTGAAGCAAAAGCCCGCTTCAACGTGTTGCAATGGCTGATGTTTCAGATGGGAGGTGTAGGTCCGATGTTTGGACAACTCAACCACTTCAAAAAATTTGCCCCTGAACAGATTCCCTACGCCATCAACCGCTACGAAAAGGAAACGCTGCGCCTTTATGGGGTGCTCGACAAGCAATTGCAAGACCACGAGTACATCTGTGGGGACTACTCGATCGCTGACATAGCGACTTACCCCTGGGTTGCCATCTACAACTTTCAGGGTTTAACGCTTGACGAGCACCCCAACCTCAAACGGTGGGTCGAAACTGTAGCAGCCCGTCCTGCCGTGCAACGCGGGATGAACGTACCACAGCTATAG